The genomic window CCCCGGGGACACCGAGCCTGGCGGAATTCCCACAGCTCCGAGCAGGGGAGCGGCTTGGCCTCCCCACGGGGATTTCCCATGTCAcagcccagccaccccctgccccccagTGCCTTCGTGTCGGGGGGGTGtcccccggggtgtccccggggctgCCACTGCCTGTCCCCCGCAGACATCATGGCTGACAAGGAGGGGGTGACGCTAtcgctggaggaggaggaggaggatgccgACGTGGCCCTGGCGTACAAGACGCCGGAGAAGAAGAGCCTGCAGGAGATCCAGGAGCTGGACCCAGGGGATGAGAGTCTGCGGAAGTATAAGCAGGCACTGCTGGGCGCCATCCCTGCTGCCGTGGGTAAGGCTGGGGGCTGCAGTCGGGTTTGGGCACCGCGGCACCCCGTCAGCCCGGCCGGGGGATGGAGCCTCAGCGGGAGCTCCGGCGTGCTCGAGCAGGGAGCGTCCCGGGGGGCATCCCCGGCAGGGAGGGCACATCCCGGCTGGAATCGCTCGTGGGTGCTGCCTGTGCCCCCCACCTGCGCAGAGACCCCGGCATTCCCTGCCGACAGAGTACCGGTGCCCGGGGACCCCAGTTGCCTTGGTTACGGGATCACCGCCGCAGTTTCCATAGGAACGGCTACAGGGAACCGGGAAATTCATGGGGATGACGGAGAGGAGcgagcggcgggggcgggggagaGGGACACCGGGGTAACACGGCTGTCAGTGCCCAGACGGTGCTCCCCGTGgcccccacagcagcccccaGGCTGGTGCTGGTCTGcactgggggtccctggggtgctCCACGGGCCGAgcatcccagtgtccatccatGAATACAGTGGGGAGGGTGCAAGCTGGGGGATGTGTGTGTATGCAAACCAGTGGGGTGCATGAGGCGTGCACCATGGTATGTGTGAAAGCTGGGGGGCGTGCAGGGTGGGCTGGAGGCGTGTATTAGACCAGTGCCCACCTCAAGGGATGCCCTGGCTGCACATgctgcatcctcctcctctgcttccccttgtcctgctcctgagccagggaatggcacaCCCTGGGAAATACTCGTGTCTGGGTCCTTTAAATGTGATACCTCAACAGGCACCGATGCCAGTGATGGGGTGACCTGAGATGCCCCTGCTCTCCTgtgccctgcctggctgcctgGCACTCACTTGCTTTAACAACCCTGCCACAGACACCGTGGCCCTTCCTGCCATTACAGGGCCATGGGCAGCCCCTTGGCTCGCTGGGGTGGAGGTGATGGTGGACTGGGCATGGTGGGTAAGGTCTGAGCCCTGCTGCTTGTCCCTAGATGCCAGCGTGCCCAACGTGCAGGTGACAAGGCTGACACTGATGTGCGAGCAGGCGCCGGGGCCCATCACCATGGACCTGACAGGTACACCCTGGAGACacctgggggaggaggaggaggaggaggggggaggggggggaggaggaagaggaaggggtaCCAGGCTGATGGACCCTCTGCCTGTGCAGGAGATCTGGAGGAGCTGAGAGGCCGGGCTTTTGTGCTGAAGGAAGGGGTGGACTACAGGGTGAAGGTGTCCTTCAAGGTGAGGCGAGTGCGTGGTACCCTGTGCCCACTGACTGGGCATGTctctgctgccctcacaccACGGGGTCCCTGCCCCAAGGAGTCCTTGTTACCCTGGGTCCCTGCCTTTGCATCCTGGATTCCCTGCCCCAAGTGGTCCCTGATCCCCATGGGTCCCTTTTCCCACATGTCCCTGCCCCACAGGGTCCCTCTTGCTGCCCATGGTTCTTGCCTGCCCCAGGGTCCCTGCCTTGGGACATTTGCTTCCCACCCTTTACCCCTGGGGTCTGTGCCCCTCTGGGGGTCTCTGCCCATCCTGAGTTTCCCAGCCTCCTGGGTCTCTGCCACCCTGGGGGTCCTTGCTGTCCCCAACGTGACTGCCACCCCACGTGCCTGCCCCTCTTGATGGTTCCTGCCACCCCAGAATCCTTGCTTGTCCCAGAGATCCCAGCAATGCTGCCTATCCCAGGGTTTCCAGGAGGTCCCTGCCCCTCCTGAGGGGGGATCCCTGCTGTCTCTGAGTCCCTGCTCCTCTGGAGTTACCTGCCAGCCTGGAGTCCCTGCTGCCTTTGGTGATGCTGAATTCTGACAAGGGGCTGGATCCTGGAAGAGGTGGATGTCAGGATGGGTACCCAAGGCCAGGGGTTCCCATGCCATGGCGAcagtccccatgtcccccctgcCTTCTGCCCGCAGGTGAACAGGGAGATCGTCTGCGGGCTGCGGTGCCTGCACCTCACCTACCGCCGGGGCCGGCCCggtgagtggggctgggggctggggggccggggctggggggggccccCACGCTACCCTGGCCCCACTcacccctccctcctctcccctcctcgCCCAGTGGATCGCGACGTTTTCATGGTGGGCAGCTACGCGCCGCGGGCCGAGGAGTACGAGGTGGTGACGCCGGCGGAGGAGGCGCCGCGGGGATGGCTGGCACGGGGCTCCTACCGCGTCCGCTCCCTGGTCACCGACGATGACAAGACGGAGCACCTCTCCTGGGAGTGGGGTCTCTGCATAAAGAAGGCCTGGGAGGACTGACCCCGCCCCCCGCACCCCGGCTCCCCCCGCCAGCTCGGGGACGCGGTGCCGCCATCCCGGGGCACCCCCGGCCGGCACCGCCGCGCTTGCCCCAGTCGCGTGAAGGGTTGAGGGGGGTCCCTTAGCGAGCGAGAGCCCGTGGTCGTGGTCTTCGCAAccaaagttatttttaattgctctttttttttaaatatcgaCGCCCGCCTGGTCCTCACGGCGTCCCCATCGCTGGGGCCGGGGCTGTGACCCTGCCGTGGTGGTGCCGTGTCCGGTACCCGCCCGGTCGCAGGCTGTGCTCTTCCATCGCCATTAAACCCTACAGACTGGTCTCTTACTGGTGTGTCTGTGCCTACACCGCCTGTGCGTGTCCCCCTGCTCCCTGTTTCCCCGCGGCCGTATCCCCGTCCCGCTGGCGGGGCCAGGTCTCCCTGCGGCGGCGAGCGGCTGGAAAACAGCCACCTGGTCCCGCTGCCTTAtcggcggggccgggcagccAGTAGCGGAGGGCCACGAGCCCCAGGGGACCGGCACCACCCGCCCCCACGTCCCTTATCTTCGTCCTCCTCCCCGGACAACATCTTCAGTGCCGGCACCATGCGCGGCTGCGGGTCCCGGCTGGTttggctgctggtgctgtcgctggcctggctgggcccgGCTTTGGGGGACGAGGATAAGGATGAAGAGGTGgtagaagaggaggaaaaggagaagaaagaggatgaAGTGCTCTCAGATGAGATCAAGGAGGAGGACAATGTCCTggttctccatgagcacaactTTGCCCGTGCCCTGAGTGagcaccagctgctgctggtggagtTCTGTGAGTGCCCCCACTGTGGGCAGGGGTGTGGGCAGGGGAAGATGTGGGGTTGGGAATATTGGCAGGGGGGACCGGCTGCGGCTGAGTGTGGGCAGAACAGACACATGAACACAGGCACAGGATGGAGGGTAGGTGGGGTTGGCAGGGGCAAGGCTGTGGGTCAGAGGGGCAAGAGCACAGGCCATGTGACAGGGCATGGGATGGGGACGGACACACGGAGCAGGGACACAGGCAGAGGCATGGGGTGAGGGGTGTGTAGCACGGGCATGGGACACAGGACAGGGACACATGGTGTgactgtgggacagggacacaacTTGGGGCCCAATAGCCTCACACAGCCATTGTGTGTGGAACTGTCCCCACAGTTCCCACCCTGGTCCCCAGGGTGGGGACAAACCTGTCCACATTATCAATGCTGTCCCCTACCCACAGACGCGCCGTGGtgtgggcactgccagcagctggctcctgcctttgcCCAGGCAGCCACTGAGCTGAGGAATGagtccagccctgccc from Aphelocoma coerulescens isolate FSJ_1873_10779 chromosome 14, UR_Acoe_1.0, whole genome shotgun sequence includes these protein-coding regions:
- the ARHGDIG gene encoding rho GDP-dissociation inhibitor 3 is translated as MLGLDVCEAGGQLLELLWLALCYRDIMADKEGVTLSLEEEEEDADVALAYKTPEKKSLQEIQELDPGDESLRKYKQALLGAIPAAVDASVPNVQVTRLTLMCEQAPGPITMDLTGDLEELRGRAFVLKEGVDYRVKVSFKVNREIVCGLRCLHLTYRRGRPVDRDVFMVGSYAPRAEEYEVVTPAEEAPRGWLARGSYRVRSLVTDDDKTEHLSWEWGLCIKKAWED